The Geobacter sp. AOG2 genome includes a window with the following:
- a CDS encoding methyl-accepting chemotaxis protein encodes MGIFGGTNKREIEAKDAEIHRLEQMLDNVDNIVMLCDTTTDNKIFYMNRQAKELLGRHRGELNAGLSGADVGNAFGNTIHQYHKDPARIRRMFGNPRTDLPHTAEIPIGAVTLRTTAYPVWDSQDSSRVLCYMACWSDITAEKAVVEHQRMEIERKNYLETRVEQIATAMEEMSMTVNEVARNTTNASDSAATVAANAYDGQKIVNQAVREMQKVAEIVRSSAVIVGDLGTKSEKISEFVTVINEIAEQTNLLALNAAIEAARAGEQGRGFAVVADEVRRLADRTMASTKKIGAMVAEIQTGAAEAVKSIEKGKNEAEGSERLSKHVEESLNGIVISIDQIKDVISQIATASEEQAATATVIAGNLEEISHRG; translated from the coding sequence ATGGGTATATTCGGAGGCACGAACAAGCGTGAGATCGAGGCAAAGGATGCCGAAATCCACCGATTGGAACAGATGCTGGACAACGTGGACAATATTGTCATGCTCTGCGATACAACGACCGACAACAAGATATTCTATATGAACAGACAGGCCAAGGAGTTGCTCGGCCGGCATCGCGGCGAACTGAACGCCGGTTTAAGCGGAGCCGACGTGGGCAATGCCTTCGGCAACACTATTCATCAGTACCACAAGGACCCGGCCCGCATCCGTCGCATGTTCGGCAATCCCCGGACGGATCTGCCCCATACCGCCGAAATACCCATCGGCGCCGTGACCCTGCGTACAACGGCTTATCCGGTGTGGGACAGCCAGGATTCCTCCAGGGTCTTGTGCTATATGGCCTGTTGGAGTGATATAACGGCGGAAAAAGCGGTGGTGGAACATCAGCGCATGGAGATCGAGCGCAAAAACTATCTGGAGACCAGGGTCGAACAGATTGCCACGGCCATGGAAGAGATGAGCATGACCGTCAATGAGGTTGCCCGCAACACCACCAATGCATCGGATTCGGCCGCCACTGTTGCCGCAAACGCCTACGATGGGCAGAAAATCGTCAACCAGGCCGTCAGGGAGATGCAGAAGGTGGCCGAGATCGTCCGCAGTTCGGCCGTTATCGTCGGCGACCTGGGAACGAAATCGGAGAAGATCAGCGAGTTTGTCACCGTGATCAACGAAATCGCCGAACAGACCAACCTGCTGGCCCTCAACGCAGCCATCGAAGCGGCCCGTGCCGGCGAGCAGGGCCGTGGGTTCGCCGTTGTCGCCGACGAGGTCCGCCGCCTGGCGGACCGCACCATGGCGTCCACCAAGAAGATCGGGGCCATGGTTGCGGAGATCCAGACCGGCGCGGCCGAAGCAGTGAAATCCATAGAAAAGGGAAAAAATGAGGCGGAAGGCAGCGAGCGACTCTCCAAGCATGTGGAGGAGTCCCTGAACGGGATCGTCATTTCCATCGATCAGATCAAGGACGTGATCTCCCAGATCGCCACCGCATCGGAAGAACAGGCCGCCACGGCGACGGTCATTGCCGGCAATCTGGAGGAAATCTCCCACAGGGGCTGA
- a CDS encoding Rrf2 family transcriptional regulator has product MSNNTQFSIAVHIMTGLGYKDGADMTSSSLAKSVNTCPSFVRRVLSKLSKAGLVHTTIGKAGACTLAKKASEISLFDIYEAVDAPKAFAIHGYDVQKPCPVSCNIKTALERVLGKTQLSVEESLKRITLEEVISDVKKV; this is encoded by the coding sequence ATGTCGAACAACACACAATTCTCCATAGCGGTGCATATCATGACCGGGCTTGGCTACAAGGATGGTGCCGATATGACCTCCAGCAGTCTGGCGAAGAGCGTCAATACGTGCCCCAGTTTTGTTCGGCGGGTTCTTTCGAAATTGTCCAAGGCGGGGTTGGTTCATACGACGATCGGCAAGGCAGGCGCCTGTACGCTGGCAAAAAAGGCAAGCGAGATTTCACTGTTTGATATCTATGAGGCGGTGGATGCGCCGAAGGCCTTTGCAATCCACGGCTATGACGTTCAAAAACCGTGTCCCGTGAGCTGCAATATCAAAACGGCCCTTGAAAGGGTGTTGGGAAAGACGCAGCTATCGGTTGAGGAGAGTTTGAAACGCATCACCCTTGAAGAGGTTATTTCAGACGTTAAGAAGGTGTGA
- a CDS encoding Ig-like domain-containing protein gives MAKCFFVALMMILALSGCGGGKSSSATLVSITVTPANGTITPGTTAQFSALGIYSDNTAQLLTASVTWKSSDTAVATIGDTQGTKGLATAVALGSTTITATSGSISGSTTLTSAAVASISVTPANSTSIVGTSKQFRATGILSNNATQDLTALATWDSSDTSAATINASGLATAVAAGSSTISATFAGISGSTGLTSATVVSIAVTPANPTIAAGTTQQFSASGTLSNAAIQDVTSLVTWNSSDTSVAAINSAGLASSASIGSTTISATFGAVSGTTSLAVQGPLSITVTPAGPSAVVGSTQQFTATGTFSDGSVHDLTTLVTWSSSNSAVATISNAAGSRGSATAVAAGSATISATLGVSGSSTLTVKALTSIAVTPSNPTMGLGSTLQLSATGTFSDASTQDITASVTWSSLNSGVATVSNISGSKGLATANTIGSTTITATMGAVSASTPLSVIQSNRAYVTNSGSNSVSVIDTANNTVVATVAVGAAPQGIAVNSSSNRAYVANSGSNSVSVINTANNTVVATVSVGAVPLGIAVAPASNRVYVTNNGSNSISVIDSSNNTVVATVAVGTAPRGIALNTASNRAYVANSGSNSVSVIDTTTNTAISTVSVGSAPQRIAVNASTSRAYVTNSVSNSVSVINTTTNTVLTAVAVGTSPQGVALNAASGRAYVVNSGGNSVSVIDTASNTVIAVVSVGITPRGVALNTASGRAYVTNSGSNSVSIIDTTTNTSATAISVGSGPGDVSLVP, from the coding sequence ATGGCAAAATGTTTTTTTGTCGCACTCATGATGATTCTCGCTCTTTCCGGATGTGGCGGCGGCAAATCCTCTTCCGCAACCCTGGTTTCAATCACGGTTACTCCGGCCAACGGGACGATTACCCCCGGTACAACCGCACAGTTTTCAGCGTTGGGGATATATTCCGACAATACCGCCCAACTCCTGACGGCTTCCGTTACCTGGAAATCATCGGATACTGCTGTTGCCACCATTGGCGACACCCAGGGAACCAAAGGACTGGCTACGGCCGTCGCTTTGGGCTCCACCACCATTACCGCCACCTCGGGAAGCATTTCCGGTTCGACCACGCTTACCTCTGCGGCAGTGGCGTCCATTTCGGTGACACCGGCAAATTCGACCAGCATCGTCGGCACGAGTAAACAGTTCAGGGCAACGGGGATTTTATCGAACAATGCCACCCAGGATTTGACCGCCCTGGCAACCTGGGATTCATCCGATACCTCTGCGGCCACGATCAACGCAAGCGGGCTCGCCACGGCTGTTGCCGCCGGAAGCAGCACTATCAGCGCGACCTTTGCCGGTATTTCCGGTTCCACCGGTCTCACCTCGGCAACCGTGGTATCCATTGCGGTTACGCCTGCAAACCCGACCATCGCCGCGGGAACCACCCAACAATTCTCTGCAAGCGGGACACTGTCGAATGCCGCCATCCAGGATGTCACATCGCTCGTTACCTGGAATTCGTCCGATACGAGTGTTGCCGCCATCAACTCGGCAGGGCTGGCTTCTTCCGCTTCAATCGGTTCAACCACCATCAGCGCAACCTTTGGCGCTGTTTCCGGCACAACCTCGCTGGCGGTTCAAGGCCCCTTGTCCATAACCGTAACGCCTGCCGGCCCCAGCGCGGTAGTCGGTTCAACCCAACAGTTTACGGCTACGGGGACCTTTTCGGACGGTTCCGTCCACGATTTGACGACGTTGGTCACCTGGAGTTCGTCAAACAGCGCGGTCGCAACCATCAGCAATGCCGCAGGTTCACGGGGAAGCGCCACCGCCGTTGCGGCAGGTTCTGCGACCATCAGCGCAACCCTGGGTGTTTCCGGCTCAAGCACCTTGACGGTAAAAGCACTCACGTCCATTGCCGTGACACCTTCAAACCCAACCATGGGGCTTGGTTCGACGCTACAGCTTTCTGCGACGGGAACGTTCTCGGATGCCTCCACACAGGACATAACCGCTTCGGTCACCTGGTCTTCGCTCAATAGCGGCGTTGCAACGGTCAGCAACATTTCGGGCTCAAAAGGTCTGGCCACCGCAAACACCATCGGCTCCACCACCATTACGGCGACCATGGGAGCCGTCTCGGCGTCAACGCCCCTGTCCGTCATCCAAAGCAACCGGGCCTATGTGACCAACAGCGGCAGCAATAGCGTCTCCGTCATCGACACCGCCAATAATACCGTAGTCGCCACCGTTGCCGTGGGAGCCGCACCCCAGGGGATTGCGGTAAACTCTTCCTCCAACCGGGCCTATGTGGCCAACAGCGGCAGCAATAGCGTCTCCGTCATCAACACCGCCAACAATACCGTAGTCGCCACCGTTTCCGTAGGAGCGGTCCCCCTCGGGATAGCGGTTGCTCCCGCTTCCAATCGGGTATATGTGACCAATAACGGCAGCAATAGTATCTCCGTTATCGACAGTAGCAACAATACCGTGGTTGCTACCGTTGCCGTGGGAACCGCCCCCCGGGGGATTGCGCTGAATACCGCCTCCAACCGGGCCTATGTGGCCAACAGCGGCAGCAATAGCGTCTCCGTCATCGACACCACCACCAACACGGCGATTTCAACCGTTTCCGTCGGAAGCGCTCCCCAGCGGATTGCCGTGAACGCTTCCACAAGCCGGGCCTATGTGACCAACAGCGTCAGCAATAGCGTCTCCGTCATCAACACCACCACCAACACGGTACTTACCGCTGTTGCCGTGGGGACCTCGCCCCAGGGCGTGGCGCTGAATGCCGCCTCAGGCCGGGCCTATGTGGTAAACAGCGGCGGCAACAGCGTCTCCGTCATCGACACCGCCTCCAATACGGTAATTGCCGTTGTTTCCGTAGGAATAACCCCCCGGGGCGTGGCGCTGAATACCGCCTCCGGTCGGGCCTATGTGACCAACAGCGGCAGTAATAGCGTCTCAATCATCGACACTACCACGAACACGTCGGCCACAGCCATATCCGTCGGGAGCGGCCCCGGGGATGTTTCACTCGTTCCCTAG
- a CDS encoding CAP domain-containing protein: protein MRLFCSTIWVLLALAVPAAAIDQDMAEQVLAEMNLARTAPRTYAGFLREFRGLFRGRYFVLPGSDTHMQTNEGVKAVDEAIRFLSRRKPLPPLIWSDGLAAAADELAKEQGESGAIGHDNIRERIDRHGKWNRQIGENIGYGPTEARYMVIQLITDDGVPDRGHRKNIFSTVFRTAGAACGYHPGFGSVCVIDFADRFRE from the coding sequence ATGCGACTCTTTTGTTCGACCATTTGGGTGCTTCTCGCGCTGGCAGTCCCCGCCGCGGCCATCGACCAGGACATGGCGGAGCAGGTGCTGGCGGAGATGAACCTGGCCCGCACCGCACCGCGCACCTATGCCGGCTTTCTCCGCGAGTTCCGCGGCCTGTTCCGGGGCAGATACTTCGTGCTGCCGGGGAGCGACACCCACATGCAGACAAACGAAGGGGTCAAGGCCGTGGACGAGGCGATCAGATTTCTTTCGCGCCGGAAACCCCTGCCGCCGCTTATCTGGTCGGACGGTCTGGCCGCGGCGGCGGACGAACTGGCAAAGGAGCAGGGGGAGTCCGGCGCAATCGGCCATGACAACATACGGGAACGGATAGACCGGCACGGAAAATGGAACCGGCAGATCGGTGAGAATATCGGCTATGGCCCCACAGAGGCCCGCTACATGGTCATACAACTGATCACCGACGACGGGGTGCCGGACCGGGGGCATCGCAAGAACATCTTCAGCACGGTTTTCCGCACCGCCGGGGCTGCCTGCGGTTACCATCCGGGCTTTGGGAGCGTGTGTGTCATCGACTTTGCGGACCGGTTCAGGGAGTAG
- a CDS encoding YajD family HNH nuclease → MARLRRPVTVKLPSAAEAAARIESMRRQAEDSTNYRTKSLRIHGAICAKCGREFDSSSLHLLTVHHKDGNHNNNPADGSNWENLCAHCHEDEHSRDLLGDYLSK, encoded by the coding sequence ATGGCACGCCTCAGACGACCGGTCACGGTCAAATTGCCCTCGGCTGCCGAAGCCGCAGCCCGTATAGAGTCCATGCGCCGGCAAGCGGAGGACAGCACCAACTACCGGACGAAATCCTTGAGGATCCACGGTGCCATCTGTGCAAAATGCGGACGGGAATTCGACTCGTCCAGCCTGCACCTGCTGACTGTGCACCACAAGGACGGCAACCACAACAACAACCCTGCCGACGGCAGCAACTGGGAAAACCTGTGCGCCCACTGCCACGAGGATGAGCACAGCAGGGACCTGCTGGGGGATTACCTCAGCAAATAG
- the cobC gene encoding alpha-ribazole phosphatase, translating into MTPATRIYLIRHGQVAGHDQPRYNGQTDVGLTDIGLEQYHVLKERLAEKPLSACYTSDLSRCAIGAEIICGQFGIEPVRRPELRELNIGVWEGLTWKEITQRWPVEWQARLDDLVNYRVPRGENLLDVQARVMPVIAEVVERHKGQEILVVGHGGVNRIVLLNAIGAPLAGMFNIEQNYGCLNIIDYHADGRVTVKLLNG; encoded by the coding sequence ATGACCCCGGCAACTCGCATCTACCTCATCCGCCACGGCCAGGTGGCAGGTCACGACCAACCCCGCTACAACGGCCAAACCGACGTGGGCTTGACCGATATCGGCCTGGAGCAGTATCATGTCCTCAAGGAACGTCTGGCGGAAAAACCGCTCTCGGCCTGCTACACCAGCGACCTGTCCCGATGCGCCATCGGAGCGGAGATCATCTGTGGCCAGTTCGGCATCGAGCCGGTGCGCCGCCCCGAACTGCGCGAGCTGAACATCGGCGTCTGGGAGGGGCTGACCTGGAAGGAGATCACCCAGCGCTGGCCCGTGGAGTGGCAGGCCCGGCTGGATGACCTGGTGAACTACCGGGTGCCCCGGGGGGAAAATCTGCTGGATGTGCAGGCGCGGGTCATGCCGGTCATCGCGGAGGTCGTGGAGCGCCACAAGGGACAGGAAATCCTGGTGGTAGGGCACGGCGGGGTCAACCGCATCGTACTTTTAAACGCCATCGGCGCCCCTCTGGCCGGAATGTTCAACATCGAGCAGAACTACGGCTGCCTGAACATCATCGATTACCATGCCGACGGCAGGGTCACGGTCAAACTGCTGAACGGGTGA
- the cobS gene encoding adenosylcobinamide-GDP ribazoletransferase: MKRFLIAFQFLTIIPLPFKVDCEARDLGRSTAVFPLVGLTIGALLAGLNWLITPWLARPLADALLIAALAAVTGALHLDGLADVCDGIAARGGRERFLEVMKDSRVGAVGVVGIVLGLLLKWQALLAVPAGIKMQALLFFPILARCAQVLAMTGARHARKEGLGAVFIQGTGNARLIAALTLTLAAAFLLPPLTGLAAYVVVILLTVALRGYFQRRLDGLTGDVVGCISELAEIAALTVISIRLT; encoded by the coding sequence ATGAAACGTTTCCTTATTGCCTTCCAGTTTCTGACCATCATTCCGCTCCCCTTCAAGGTTGATTGCGAGGCCCGGGACCTGGGGCGCTCCACGGCGGTTTTTCCCCTGGTGGGACTGACCATCGGCGCCCTGCTGGCCGGGCTCAACTGGCTGATCACCCCCTGGCTGGCCCGGCCGCTGGCCGACGCCCTGCTGATTGCCGCCCTGGCCGCCGTGACCGGCGCCCTGCACCTGGACGGCCTGGCCGATGTCTGCGACGGCATCGCGGCCCGGGGTGGCCGGGAACGCTTCCTGGAAGTCATGAAGGACTCCCGCGTCGGCGCCGTGGGCGTCGTCGGCATAGTCCTCGGCCTGCTGCTGAAATGGCAGGCCCTGCTGGCGGTGCCTGCCGGCATCAAGATGCAGGCCCTGCTGTTCTTTCCTATCCTGGCCCGTTGCGCCCAGGTCCTTGCCATGACCGGCGCCCGCCATGCCCGCAAAGAGGGTCTGGGGGCCGTATTTATCCAGGGCACCGGCAATGCCCGATTGATTGCCGCTTTAACCCTGACCCTGGCCGCGGCCTTTCTACTGCCGCCCCTAACCGGGCTGGCCGCCTACGTCGTCGTCATCCTGCTGACCGTAGCGCTACGCGGCTACTTCCAGCGCCGGCTGGACGGCCTGACCGGCGATGTGGTGGGATGCATCAGCGAACTGGCCGAGATTGCGGCCCTGACGGTCATCTCCATTAGATTAACCTAA
- a CDS encoding PPC domain-containing DNA-binding protein, with the protein MYSPITSLSLRLRPGDDIRSSLSRLLHDRELPAACVLSCAGSLSRAALRLAGNGGGTIIEGPLEIVSLSGTLSPQGPHLHIAFADSIGRVLGGHLLDGCIVLTTAEIVLAVMPEVRFSRRHDAATGYAELVITTPVETTP; encoded by the coding sequence ATGTACAGCCCCATTACATCGCTTTCGTTACGGCTACGGCCGGGGGATGACATTCGAAGCTCGTTGTCCCGCCTGCTCCACGACCGGGAATTGCCCGCCGCCTGCGTGCTCAGTTGCGCCGGGAGCCTGAGCCGGGCGGCCTTGCGGCTGGCCGGAAACGGCGGCGGCACCATCATCGAGGGGCCGCTGGAGATCGTCTCCCTCTCCGGCACCCTGTCGCCCCAGGGGCCGCACCTGCACATTGCCTTTGCCGACAGCATCGGCCGCGTGCTGGGAGGCCATCTGCTGGACGGCTGTATTGTCCTGACAACGGCCGAGATCGTACTGGCGGTCATGCCGGAGGTGCGCTTTTCGCGACGCCACGATGCCGCCACCGGCTATGCGGAACTGGTCATCACAACCCCTGTCGAAACAACCCCATGA
- the thiC gene encoding phosphomethylpyrimidine synthase ThiC: MKTQIEAAREGIVTPQMTAVAADEALAPEFVRSMVAEGRIVIPWNHNRQPKATGIGFGLRTKVNASIGTSSDIIDYQAEVAKARAALESGADTLMELSVGGDLDRVRREVIACVDLPVGNVPLYQAFCEAARKYGDPNRLDPEELFDLIERQCADGMAFMAVHCGINLSTIERLRKQGYRYGGLVSKGGVSMVAWMLANKRENPLYEQFDRVAAILKKYDTVLSLGNGLRAGAIHDSSDRAQIQELVINCELAELGRDMGCQMLVEGPGHVPLDEIEGNIKLQKRMSGGAPYYMLGPITTDVAPGFDHITSAIGAAQSARFGADLICYITPAEHLALPTEEDVRQGVKAARIAAYIGDMNKYPDRMRERDKEMSKARRDLDWEKQFQLALYPEDARAIRASRVPEDSATCTMCGNFCASRGAGKLFADDLKQDKI; this comes from the coding sequence ATGAAGACTCAGATAGAAGCCGCCCGCGAAGGCATCGTTACCCCCCAGATGACGGCGGTTGCCGCCGATGAAGCGCTTGCGCCGGAGTTCGTGCGCAGCATGGTGGCCGAGGGGAGGATCGTCATCCCCTGGAACCACAACCGCCAGCCCAAGGCCACCGGCATCGGTTTTGGCCTGCGCACCAAGGTCAACGCCTCCATCGGCACCTCCTCCGACATCATCGACTACCAGGCCGAGGTGGCCAAGGCGCGCGCCGCCCTGGAAAGCGGAGCCGACACCCTGATGGAACTCTCCGTGGGGGGCGACCTGGACCGGGTGCGGCGTGAGGTGATCGCCTGCGTGGATCTGCCGGTGGGCAATGTTCCGCTCTACCAGGCCTTCTGCGAGGCCGCCCGCAAGTACGGCGACCCGAACCGGCTCGATCCTGAGGAACTCTTCGACCTGATCGAGCGCCAATGCGCCGACGGCATGGCTTTCATGGCGGTGCACTGCGGCATCAACCTCTCCACCATCGAACGCCTCAGGAAGCAGGGATACCGTTACGGCGGCCTGGTTTCCAAGGGAGGGGTCTCCATGGTGGCCTGGATGCTGGCCAACAAGCGGGAAAATCCGCTCTACGAGCAATTCGACCGGGTGGCCGCGATCCTGAAAAAATACGACACCGTGCTCTCCCTGGGGAACGGCCTCAGGGCCGGGGCCATCCATGACTCCAGCGACCGGGCCCAGATCCAGGAGTTGGTCATCAACTGCGAACTGGCCGAACTGGGACGCGACATGGGGTGCCAGATGCTGGTGGAAGGGCCGGGACATGTCCCCTTGGACGAGATCGAGGGGAACATCAAACTGCAAAAGCGCATGAGCGGCGGTGCGCCCTACTACATGCTGGGGCCGATCACCACCGACGTGGCGCCCGGCTTCGACCACATCACCTCGGCCATCGGCGCGGCCCAATCGGCCCGCTTCGGCGCCGACCTGATCTGCTATATCACCCCGGCCGAACATCTGGCCCTGCCCACCGAAGAGGACGTGCGCCAGGGGGTGAAGGCCGCCAGGATCGCCGCCTACATCGGGGATATGAACAAATACCCGGACAGGATGCGGGAACGGGACAAGGAGATGTCCAAGGCCCGCCGCGACCTGGACTGGGAAAAGCAGTTCCAGTTGGCCCTCTATCCCGAGGACGCCCGGGCCATCCGCGCCAGCCGGGTTCCCGAGGACAGCGCCACCTGCACCATGTGCGGCAACTTCTGCGCCTCCCGGGGTGCAGGAAAGCTCTTTGCAGATGACCTGAAACAGGATAAGATCTGA
- the cobT gene encoding nicotinate-nucleotide--dimethylbenzimidazole phosphoribosyltransferase, translating to MNIVESTLERIKPVSTELLEQAQAKLDNKTKPLGSLGRLEEFGRRVAAISGTLNPDTAKKVIFTFAGDHGVTDEGVSAFPKEVTPQMVLNILAGGAGVNVLARHAGVEVRVVDVGVDHDFNGASGLIDRKVARGTKNFAKGPAMTREETLAALKVGIDLADRCKEEGVALAGTGEMGIGNTTPSSAIIAAISGISARQLTHRGTGINDIALENKIRVIEQGLALNRPDPKDPVDVLAKVGGLEIAAIAGLVLGCAANGIPVVVDGFISTAGALIASELHPHVRDYIFAAHESVEIGHRFMLERIGAAPILDLNLRLGEGTGAALAMGLIEAGVKIMKEMATFEQAGVSEQL from the coding sequence ATGAACATCGTGGAAAGCACACTGGAACGCATCAAACCGGTCAGCACCGAATTACTGGAACAGGCCCAGGCCAAGTTGGACAACAAGACCAAACCCTTGGGCTCCCTGGGGAGGCTTGAGGAGTTCGGGCGGCGTGTCGCCGCCATCAGCGGCACCCTTAACCCCGATACGGCGAAGAAGGTCATCTTCACCTTTGCCGGCGATCATGGGGTCACTGACGAGGGAGTCTCGGCCTTCCCGAAAGAGGTCACGCCCCAGATGGTGCTCAACATCCTGGCAGGCGGGGCCGGCGTCAACGTGCTGGCCCGCCACGCCGGGGTCGAGGTGCGGGTGGTGGACGTGGGGGTCGATCATGATTTCAACGGGGCCTCTGGCCTGATCGACCGCAAGGTGGCCCGCGGCACCAAAAACTTCGCCAAAGGGCCGGCCATGACCCGCGAGGAGACCCTGGCAGCCCTGAAGGTCGGTATCGACCTGGCCGACCGGTGTAAGGAAGAAGGTGTGGCCCTGGCGGGAACCGGGGAGATGGGTATCGGCAATACCACCCCGTCGTCGGCCATCATCGCCGCTATCTCCGGCATTTCAGCCAGGCAACTGACCCACCGCGGCACCGGCATCAACGACATTGCCCTGGAAAACAAGATCCGGGTCATCGAACAGGGCCTGGCGCTCAACCGTCCCGACCCCAAGGACCCGGTGGATGTGCTGGCCAAGGTGGGTGGACTGGAGATCGCCGCCATAGCCGGCCTGGTGCTGGGATGCGCAGCCAACGGCATACCGGTGGTGGTGGACGGCTTCATCTCCACGGCCGGCGCGCTGATCGCCTCGGAATTGCACCCCCACGTACGCGACTACATATTTGCCGCCCACGAATCGGTGGAGATCGGCCACCGCTTCATGCTGGAGCGGATCGGCGCCGCACCGATCCTGGACCTGAACCTGCGCCTGGGAGAGGGCACCGGTGCAGCCCTGGCCATGGGCCTGATCGAGGCCGGGGTGAAGATCATGAAGGAGATGGCTACCTTCGAACAGGCCGGGGTATCGGAACAGCTATAA
- the cobU gene encoding bifunctional adenosylcobinamide kinase/adenosylcobinamide-phosphate guanylyltransferase, which yields MAKTIFITGGARSGKSRFAEELARQFGAPLGYLATAQTLDDEMEERVRKHRLRRGDAWQTVEEPLHLSQALVRCDDTCKAVLVDCLTLWLSNLLFHYEEQGEDAEARILEDVHSLTATLRKMRTPVIIVSNEVGQGIVPENRLARRFRDMAGQANQLLAAMADEAHVVISGIPLRLK from the coding sequence ATGGCCAAAACTATTTTCATCACCGGCGGGGCGCGAAGCGGCAAGAGCCGTTTCGCCGAGGAGTTGGCCCGACAATTCGGCGCGCCGCTCGGCTACCTGGCAACGGCCCAGACGCTGGACGACGAGATGGAGGAACGGGTTAGAAAACACCGCCTGCGCCGGGGCGACGCCTGGCAGACCGTGGAGGAACCCCTGCATCTGTCCCAGGCGCTCGTCCGTTGCGACGATACCTGCAAGGCGGTGCTGGTGGACTGTCTCACGCTGTGGCTGTCCAATTTGCTCTTTCACTACGAAGAACAAGGGGAAGACGCCGAGGCGCGCATCCTGGAGGATGTGCACAGCCTGACGGCCACCCTGCGGAAGATGCGGACTCCGGTCATTATCGTATCCAACGAGGTTGGCCAGGGCATTGTGCCGGAAAACCGCCTGGCGCGCCGCTTCCGCGACATGGCCGGGCAGGCCAATCAGCTCCTGGCGGCCATGGCGGACGAGGCGCATGTGGTCATCAGCGGGATACCATTGAGATTAAAGTAA
- the groES gene encoding co-chaperone GroES, giving the protein MSLRPLQDRILVKRVEEETKTAGGLFIPETAKEKPQRGEIVAAGNGKKTEDGKVLPLDVKVGDKVLFGKYSGTEIKVDGEEYLIMREDDILAVVE; this is encoded by the coding sequence ATGAGTTTGAGACCACTTCAGGACCGCATCCTCGTTAAGAGGGTCGAAGAGGAAACCAAAACGGCAGGGGGGCTCTTTATCCCTGAAACCGCCAAGGAAAAACCGCAGCGCGGCGAGATCGTGGCTGCCGGCAACGGCAAAAAGACCGAAGACGGCAAGGTGCTGCCTCTGGACGTGAAAGTGGGAGACAAGGTGCTGTTCGGCAAGTACTCGGGTACCGAGATCAAGGTGGACGGTGAAGAGTATTTGATTATGCGGGAAGACGACATCCTGGCCGTCGTAGAATAA